Below is a window of Spirochaetota bacterium DNA.
CGTTTCCTTGAATGCATCCCATACCGCGGAGAAATTCATTTTCAGTTCGCCGTCCATTGCACCGTCAATGCCCATGAGATTCCATGCCATGTTCGTCCACAGACGGGGTATCACCTTCTCCCCGTAACGCTCGGCAAGATACCGGTGGAAGAGCCCGCCGTAGTGATACGGGATAGCGCCGTTCGGAACGATATCGAACCCGCCGGCAGCCTGCCCCGGCGACTTGAACCTGTTCTCACGATGGTCCTGCAGGAGCATCTGCCGCACCGATGGATGATGCGCGCGCCCGAAGCCCTCGGCGCTTTCGGCATGTACGGCGACGCCCTCCACCATGGATCGCGGAAGAAGCGCCGTGATCGACACCCAGTTCCCGAACACGGCAGCGAGGGGCGAAGCGATGCCGTCACGCAGGGAGAGCGTTACGATATGCGTGAGTTCGTGCGTGAAGAGCGTATCGAGATAATTGCTGTAATGGAACGATATCGGCATGGGATAGTCATAGAGCGTGATGCGGTTCTCAGGGAGTATCGTCGCATAGCCGTTGGCCGCATGCATATCGCGCGTGACCGTGACCGTGATGCGCGGACGCGGTGTGCACATGAAATACGCGCAGAGGCGTTCGTATCGGTCATCCGCGAACGCGGCGAGAGAGGATGCTGACGGGCGGCAATCCTCGGGGAAGATAATGTCAAAATACTTCGTCTGCGCAACAGAAAGCGGTTTGCCGCTGTCATAGAGCCGTGCGGAAAGCGGGATCGCCATGCAGACGGCAATAAGGATGAAGGGACGGAACGCTCGTTTCGGCATCCGCTGGCGCAGGTTTGTATCGTACGGCATGGAACGCAGTATAAACGCGGCAGCGTGTGACGTCAACAGCGCAATGCGCCGTTCGCCGTCCGGGCATCTGCCGCTGAAAATGGACTACCGCCGGTATGACCGCACCGCACTCATTATCATGACGGCAACGACCGGCAGCGTTACAGCGCCGAGCACGACAAGTTCCGCTCTGCCGCTGACGATCGCCGGAAGAAGTCCTCCGGCGAGCCAGAAAAGCATGAACGCCAGCGCGGGAAAGAGGGAAACAAGGCGTTGCACTATATACCCCCGCATGTCAGATTCATGGTCGTGTCGATGAGGCGCATCGTAATGAGACCGTATGCTATCTGTACGAGGAATATCCCGAACGCAAGCCCCAGAAGCGAAAGATAGAAGAGGAACGCCGAGACCCCGGGGCTGAATCGCTCTCGGAAACGCGGCAGCCGCTCGAAGAACCAGGCGAATACAAAAACCATGAGGAACCATCCGATGAAATTGGAGAGCGGAATGGAGAATATCCGGATGTGATCATTGGAAAGCCACACCCATGACTTCCATGGTGCGCTCACCTGCACGGGGTCGAGCCAGAGATCGAAGATGACCGCAAGGATGCCGCCGAGCGCAGCACGAAGCACGGCGGGGAGCTTCGGTGCAATGACGTGCACGGCGTACACGCATGAATAGGCAAGGAAGAACCATGCAAGACAGATCAATATCGGCGTCTCTATCCACCAGAAGAATCCGCGCGTGTAGTAATAGGTGCCGCTTGCCCCGTCCGCGACCAAGGAGACAGTGCCGATCATGAACCTTCCGAAGAGCACCCAGATATTCTCGACAAGGCCGGTAAAGAAAAACGATCCGCCGAGAAATACCGATGCCTGGTAAAAGCCCATCGTGCGTCGTGCGTGTTCAAAACAGAGCCATGCGAGCACTATCGGTATGAGATCGAGAAGGAACATGACAGGATAGCGTGAGAATGCCACCGCCTCGGAACGCACCTGCAGGAGCGAGGGAAAGCAGTGATGAATGACCGAAGACGCGATGACGGAAAACGCCATGAGCGCAAGGAGCATCCACGCAGTTCTGTTCTCGGGGGCTGAATTCGTTTTCATTGCTCATCCCGCGGGGTTAGTGTTACAGCAGCACAGGGAAGCATCCCGCAGCGGCGTGCACCATATCACCGCGCGTGTGATATGTCAAGCGGATATCTCTTTCGCAAGCGTCAACGCCTTGATAAGCGAGCGCACCTTATTGAGCGTCTCCTCATATTCCTTTTCCGGGCTCGAATCGTAGACGATGCCGGCGGCCGCCTGAAAATATATCGTGCCGCCTTTGATGAATATCGTACGTATGATGATGCCCGTATCCATATTCCCCGACGCGGAGAAATAACCAACGGAACCGGCATACGGCCCGCGCCTCACGTTCTCAAGCTCGTCGATCACCTCCATCGCGCGGACTTTCGGCGCACCGGTGACCGTGCCCGCGGGGAATGCGCTCCGTATCACATCGATATTGGACTTGCCCGGCGCCAGATGACCTTCGACATTCGAGACGATGTGCATGACATGGGCGTATCGCTCGATAACGTTCTTCTCGGTAACGCGCACGGTACCGTAAGAGGCGATGCGACCGACATCATTGCGCCCGAGGTCGATGAGCATGAGGTGTTCGGCTAATTCCTTCGTATCGGAGATGAGCTCCTCGGCAAGGGCCGCATCCTCAGCGGCATCCTTCCCGCGCCTTCGCGTACCGGCGATGGGGCGAAGCGCAACAACGCCGTTCGTCTGCTTCACAAGTATCTCCGGCGATGAACCGATAAGCGTGATATCGTCGAACGAGAGGCAGAACATGTACGGCGACGGATTGACGAGCCGGAGCGCACGGTATATCGCGAGCGTATCGATCTTTTTCTGCGGGCAGGAGAATCGCTGCGAGAGCTGCACTTGAAAGATGTCCCCGCGGTAGATGTATTCCTTCGCACGGGCCACCTG
It encodes the following:
- a CDS encoding carotenoid biosynthesis protein → MKTNSAPENRTAWMLLALMAFSVIASSVIHHCFPSLLQVRSEAVAFSRYPVMFLLDLIPIVLAWLCFEHARRTMGFYQASVFLGGSFFFTGLVENIWVLFGRFMIGTVSLVADGASGTYYYTRGFFWWIETPILICLAWFFLAYSCVYAVHVIAPKLPAVLRAALGGILAVIFDLWLDPVQVSAPWKSWVWLSNDHIRIFSIPLSNFIGWFLMVFVFAWFFERLPRFRERFSPGVSAFLFYLSLLGLAFGIFLVQIAYGLITMRLIDTTMNLTCGGI
- the trpE gene encoding anthranilate synthase component I — protein: MSASFPSLNEIKSSIGQASVFPVARELMGDFDTPTAIFSRVRQHRYSFLLESITGGENLARYSFIGYDPTTVLRIRANHVVVEEKGSRKGFDHPDPLALLHEMTSAFHGAAYPSLPPFYAGAVGFFSYDAIRYIEKIPDKNRSDFDSEDIFYVFADKLIVFDHVENKVLLIRTMRLDGTKIEELYARAERDLDAMEKDLAAPVKSMPRMLPRGTKDIAVTSNFTKEEFCAQVARAKEYIYRGDIFQVQLSQRFSCPQKKIDTLAIYRALRLVNPSPYMFCLSFDDITLIGSSPEILVKQTNGVVALRPIAGTRRRGKDAAEDAALAEELISDTKELAEHLMLIDLGRNDVGRIASYGTVRVTEKNVIERYAHVMHIVSNVEGHLAPGKSNIDVIRSAFPAGTVTGAPKVRAMEVIDELENVRRGPYAGSVGYFSASGNMDTGIIIRTIFIKGGTIYFQAAAGIVYDSSPEKEYEETLNKVRSLIKALTLAKEISA